A DNA window from Engystomops pustulosus chromosome 6, aEngPut4.maternal, whole genome shotgun sequence contains the following coding sequences:
- the ARCN1 gene encoding coatomer subunit delta, whose protein sequence is MVLLAAAVCTKAGKAIVSRQFVEMTRTRIEGLLAAFPKLMNTGKQHTFVETESVRYVYQPMEKLYMVLITTKNSNILEDLETLRLFSRVIPEYCRALEETEISDHCFDLIFAFDEIVALGYRENVNLAQIRTFTEMDSHEEKVFRAVRETQEREAKAEMRRKAKELQQARRDAERQGKKAPGFGGFGSSGGSSMSSNAAAVITENIMEPEKTKSAPIPTRPSGSNKALKLGAKGKEVDNFVDKLKSEGETIVTPAAGKRPSEVAKVLPPPVNVESVHLKIEEKISLTCSRDGGLQNMEVHGLIMLRVSDDKFGRIRVHVDNEDKKGLQLQTHPNVDKKLFTSDSLIGLKNPEKSFPLNSDVGVLKWRLQTTDEALIPLTINCWPSESGNGCDVNIEYELQEDKLELNDVVITIPLPAGVGAPVIGDIDGDYHHDSRRNTLEWTLPVIDSKNKSGSLEFSIAGQPNDFFPVTVSFVSKKNYCNLQVTKVTQVDGNSPVRYSTETAFLVDKYEIL, encoded by the exons ATG GTGCTGCTCGCTGCCGCGGTCTGTACGAAGGCCGGTAAGGCCATAGTGTCCCGACAGTTTGTGGAGATGACCCGCACCCGTATCGAAGGACTATTGGCGGCCTTCCCGAAATTAATGAACACAGGGAAACAGCACACGTTTGTGGAGACGGAGAGCGTGCGCTACGTGTACCAACCCATGGAGAAGCTCTACATGGTCCTCATCACCACCAAGAACAGCAACATCCTGGAGGACCTCGAGACCCTCCGACTCTTCTCCAGAGTG ATTCCTGAATACTGTCGAGCCCTGGAGGAGACAGAGATTTCCGATCATTGTTTTGATCTTATATTTGCATTTGATGAAATTGTGGCTCTGGGATATAGAGAAAATGTCAACCTGGCCCAGATCCGAACCTTCACCGAGATGGACTCACACGAGGAGAAGGTCTTCAGAGCGGTCAGAGAG ACCCAAGAACGAGAGGCAAAGGCAGAGATGAGACGTAAAGCTAAAGAGTTACAGCAAGCCAGGAGAGACGCCGAGCGCCAGGGCAAGAAGGCGCCCGGGTTCGGAGGCTTTGGAAGTTCTGGTGGTTCCTCTATGTCTAGTAATGCCGCAGCCGTCATCACAGAGAACATCATGGAGCCCGAGAAGACAAAGTCTGCTCCTATACCAACCAG GCCTTCTGGTAGTAACAAAGCCCTGAAACTCGGGGCCAAGGGAAAAGAAGTGGATAACTTTGTTGACAAACTGAAATCAGAAGGAGAGACCATTGTTACCCCGGCTGCTGGCAAGAGACCCTCAGAAGTGGCAAAGGTCCTGCCGCCCCCGGTcaatgtggagag TGTTCATCTGAAGATTGAAGAGAAGATCTCCCTGACCTGCAGCAGGGACGGGGGGCTGCAGAACATGGAGGTGCACGGCCTCATCATGCTCAGGGTATCCGATGACAAGTTTGGAAGAATCCGTGTGCATGTGGATAATGAGGACAAGAAAGGGCTACAGCTGCAG ACTCATCCAAATGTGGACAAAAAACTTTTCACATCTGACTCCTTGATCGGACTGAAGAATCCAGAGAAGTCCTTCCCCCTTAATAGCGACGTTGGTGTCTTAAAATGGCGACTACAGACAACAGATGAGGCCTTGATACCTCTGACCA TTAATTGTTGGCCTTCAGAAAGTGGAAACGGCTGTGATGTAAATATAGAGTACGAGCTGCAGGAAGACAAGCTGGAGCTGAATGATGTGGTTATTACCATCCCATTGCC GGCCGGAGTAGGGGCTCCAGTGATCGGAGACATTGATGGAGACTATCACCACGACAGTAGAAGGAATACACTCGAGTGGACTCTGCCTGTTATCGACTCCAAAAATAAGAGTGGAAGTCTGGAGTTTAGCATTGCCGGCCAGCCCAACGACTTCTTCCCAGTTACTGTCTCCTTTGTGTCCAAGAAGAACTACTGTAACCTACAG GTGACCAAAGTGACTCAGGTGGACGGCAACAGCCCCGTGAGGTATTCTACCGAGACGGCGTTTCTTGTGGACAAATATGAAATCCTGTAA